A genome region from Nocardia sp. NBC_01730 includes the following:
- a CDS encoding IS30 family transposase encodes MREVTGRALMRSPGAPGMQRSVERLFWDKVAEGLLPAEAGVAVGVSPVKGSRWFRDAGGMSPYSWPRPGGRYLSFAEREEIALLKAQGNGVRQIARVLGRSPSTISRELRRNAATRGGKLHYRASVAQWKTELFARRPKTAKLVDNPRLRNYVQARLAAPITDERGNTVKGPMTRAWTGRNKPHRADRHWVQAWSPEQIAKRLRIDFPDDESMRISHEAIYQALYIEGRGGLSRELILNLRTGRALRMPRARSKRVAWAHVTPDVLISERPAEADDRAVAGHWEGDLIIGTERSAIATLVDRSTRFTMLVHLPRERGWGTSAPVKNGPALSGYGAASMNKALAAAIGKLPAQMVKSLTWDRGKELSAHAALTTKTGVAVFFADPHSPWQRGTNENTNGLLRQYFPKGTDLSRWSKRDLAAVAHALNTRPRKVLGWRTPAEAMEQHLQSLQQRNVASTS; translated from the coding sequence ATGCGGGAGGTCACCGGGCGAGCGCTGATGCGGTCGCCGGGCGCTCCCGGGATGCAGCGTTCAGTAGAGCGACTGTTCTGGGACAAGGTCGCCGAGGGCCTGCTTCCGGCGGAAGCTGGTGTCGCAGTAGGGGTATCGCCTGTCAAGGGCAGTCGATGGTTCCGAGATGCTGGCGGGATGTCACCGTACTCGTGGCCTCGTCCTGGCGGCCGCTACCTATCTTTCGCCGAACGCGAGGAGATCGCGCTGCTCAAAGCCCAAGGCAACGGCGTACGCCAGATCGCGCGTGTGCTCGGCCGCAGTCCATCGACGATTTCGCGTGAGTTGCGGCGCAACGCCGCCACTCGGGGCGGGAAACTGCATTACCGCGCGTCGGTGGCGCAGTGGAAAACCGAACTGTTCGCCCGCCGACCCAAGACCGCGAAACTCGTGGATAACCCGCGACTTCGCAACTACGTCCAGGCGCGCCTGGCGGCACCGATCACCGACGAGCGCGGCAACACCGTCAAAGGCCCGATGACGCGAGCCTGGACCGGCCGCAACAAGCCCCATCGCGCCGACCGGCACTGGGTGCAGGCGTGGAGTCCTGAGCAGATCGCCAAGCGGCTGCGCATCGACTTCCCTGATGATGAGTCGATGCGGATCAGCCACGAAGCCATCTACCAGGCGCTATATATTGAAGGTCGTGGTGGGCTCAGCCGTGAACTGATCTTGAACTTGCGGACCGGGCGCGCGTTGCGGATGCCTCGGGCCCGCTCAAAACGTGTGGCCTGGGCGCACGTCACCCCAGATGTGTTGATCAGCGAACGTCCCGCCGAAGCCGACGATCGCGCGGTCGCCGGGCACTGGGAAGGTGACCTCATCATCGGCACCGAACGGTCGGCTATTGCCACCCTCGTCGATCGGAGCACTCGATTCACGATGCTGGTTCACTTGCCCCGCGAACGAGGATGGGGCACCAGTGCGCCGGTGAAGAACGGTCCCGCGCTCAGCGGTTACGGGGCGGCCTCGATGAACAAGGCTCTCGCGGCAGCGATCGGGAAACTGCCTGCGCAGATGGTGAAGTCGCTGACCTGGGATCGGGGGAAGGAGCTGTCCGCGCACGCGGCGTTGACGACCAAGACCGGTGTCGCGGTATTCTTCGCCGATCCGCATAGCCCATGGCAGCGCGGGACCAATGAGAACACGAATGGCCTTCTGCGCCAGTACTTTCCGAAAGGCACTGACCTGTCGCGTTGGAGTAAGCGCGACTTGGCTGCAGTCGCTCACGCACTCAACACGCGACCGCGGAAGGTCCTTGGATGGCGTACTCCGGCCGAGGCGATGGAACAGCATCTACAATCGCTTCAACAACGAAACGTTGCGTCGACCAGTTGA
- a CDS encoding integrase core domain-containing protein, whose protein sequence is MSTSTAQRALRRRGLLLPRGYRADRKSWAMLRRRVFRDPPTQRNRVWQTDFSEFETTGGGIWRICAVIDYATKYCLAITVTPTARGADALACLQLAVTEAERVLGLADLRTDRGLAEVIGPAGEVLGMAPAPIAVVSDNGPCFRGEVFKTAFAGADPLLRHVRTRVRAPQTNGVIERFFGTLKYEHLFRGVIADGDALDMEVHRFRSIYDTIRPHQAIDDRVPSAAFNQL, encoded by the coding sequence GTGTCGACTTCGACGGCGCAGCGGGCCCTGCGGCGGCGCGGGTTGCTGTTGCCGCGAGGCTATCGCGCCGACCGGAAATCATGGGCGATGTTGCGGCGCAGGGTGTTCCGCGATCCACCAACGCAACGCAACCGAGTGTGGCAAACGGATTTCAGCGAATTCGAAACCACCGGCGGCGGCATCTGGCGGATCTGCGCGGTCATCGACTACGCCACAAAATACTGCCTGGCCATCACGGTTACTCCGACCGCTCGCGGCGCCGACGCGCTGGCCTGCTTACAGCTTGCCGTCACCGAGGCCGAGCGGGTGCTCGGATTAGCCGATTTACGGACTGACCGTGGGCTGGCCGAGGTCATCGGTCCGGCCGGCGAGGTGCTCGGCATGGCACCGGCGCCGATCGCGGTGGTGTCGGACAACGGCCCCTGCTTCCGCGGCGAGGTATTCAAGACCGCGTTCGCAGGAGCGGATCCGCTCCTGCGGCACGTCCGCACCCGGGTCCGGGCGCCACAGACCAACGGTGTGATCGAGCGGTTCTTCGGCACCCTGAAATACGAGCACCTGTTCCGTGGTGTGATCGCCGACGGCGATGCCCTGGATATGGAGGTTCACCGCTTCCGGAGCATCTACGACACGATCAGGCCGCACCAGGCGATCGACGATCGAGTACCCAGCGCAGCCTTTAACCAACTGTGA
- a CDS encoding tetratricopeptide repeat protein, with amino-acid sequence MTRRSDPATTGGVIDGELPTTAGALALANLQAQIDGQQRMALAGGLDVGGRAELFELVALRGHILGCIADYEWAQARAEQLTHDRPADGAALIARARARATFHRFTDALGDLDEARRLGADPAVVDAEHAAILQAVGRYDEALTFMREAVKRRADFASVAALASLCAESGDVATAEHLFDESRDHYRGVSPIPLAQLYFRRAKMWLAQGNLPLGHSWLSAAHRRLPAYAPAQGHLAEVEAALGETDSAIARLHPLTISSDDPDYPAQLARILSEVGRVEEAHEWRARAAARYNELVARHPEAFADHAAEFWLDAGANPHRALRLAKRNLEVRQTPRAHELLARATRAVDGARAGDTR; translated from the coding sequence ATGACGAGACGCAGCGACCCGGCAACAACCGGCGGGGTGATCGATGGCGAGTTACCAACGACGGCAGGTGCTCTCGCGCTGGCGAATCTGCAAGCGCAGATCGACGGCCAGCAGCGGATGGCCCTCGCGGGAGGGCTCGATGTTGGTGGTCGAGCCGAGCTCTTCGAACTAGTGGCGCTGCGGGGGCACATCCTCGGTTGCATCGCAGACTACGAATGGGCGCAAGCCCGGGCCGAACAGCTCACGCACGATCGCCCGGCTGACGGCGCAGCCCTTATTGCTCGTGCCCGGGCGCGCGCGACATTCCATCGCTTCACCGATGCGCTGGGTGACCTCGATGAAGCCCGGCGGCTCGGAGCAGATCCCGCCGTGGTGGATGCCGAACACGCCGCGATCCTCCAGGCGGTCGGACGCTACGACGAAGCCCTCACATTCATGCGGGAGGCTGTGAAACGCCGAGCTGATTTCGCCTCTGTCGCGGCGCTGGCTTCGCTCTGCGCTGAGAGCGGGGATGTGGCCACGGCCGAGCATCTATTCGACGAGAGTCGGGATCACTACCGGGGGGTCTCGCCGATTCCGCTGGCGCAGCTCTACTTTCGGCGCGCCAAAATGTGGCTCGCGCAGGGGAATCTCCCACTTGGGCACAGTTGGCTCAGCGCCGCGCATCGCCGCCTTCCGGCCTACGCCCCCGCGCAAGGCCATCTGGCCGAAGTCGAGGCGGCCCTCGGCGAGACCGACTCCGCGATCGCCCGGCTGCACCCGCTGACGATCTCCTCCGACGACCCCGACTACCCGGCACAACTCGCCCGCATACTGAGCGAGGTCGGCCGCGTAGAAGAGGCTCATGAGTGGCGTGCCCGGGCGGCAGCCCGCTACAACGAACTGGTCGCGCGACATCCCGAGGCCTTCGCCGACCACGCGGCGGAGTTCTGGCTCGACGCAGGTGCCAACCCTCATCGGGCACTACGGCTCGCGAAGAGGAACCTCGAGGTCCGCCAGACACCACGGGCCCATGAGCTCCTCGCTCGCGCCACGCGTGCAGTTGACGGCGCTCGGGCCGGAGACACGAGATAG
- a CDS encoding DUF4331 family protein gives MSDHNSGPRALADPVVDITDVYAFPSPEQPGLLVLVLNVFPNAEPAALFSDAVDYRFRLRPVTIPRGTAAAFAVGEKEYTFSFRFAGPVEHQAGSPLAQEGTCTASTGQTASFRVNDEQGGKAHGLRAFAGRRMDPFFFDGVRAAQTIMTRQLAFVSPGDSRQYRQNVLSIVVELDIATTFGADAGPLFAVVGETMIPGPITVRLERFGRPLMKSVVLGAKDFDTVNRDLDIRDLYNQEDPYNLGPTYLGAYRARMNANLGFWDGLDHKTDWPPDAHGTHPLTELLLADFMVIDVSKPYAEDSYFEIERALLKGASHQSCGGRSLNDDVADTIVTTLVNAGNGARISDGVDQQAVRASRTFPYLVPPELNPPAKIELSLDKSG, from the coding sequence ATGTCTGACCATAATTCCGGGCCTCGGGCCTTAGCAGATCCCGTCGTGGACATCACCGACGTCTACGCTTTCCCCAGTCCGGAACAGCCCGGCCTTCTGGTCCTGGTGCTCAACGTGTTTCCGAACGCAGAACCAGCCGCGCTGTTCTCCGATGCGGTCGACTACCGATTCCGGCTGCGGCCGGTCACGATCCCGCGCGGAACGGCAGCCGCGTTTGCCGTCGGCGAGAAGGAGTACACCTTCAGCTTCCGTTTCGCAGGCCCGGTCGAGCACCAGGCCGGCTCGCCGCTCGCGCAGGAAGGCACCTGCACCGCCTCGACCGGCCAGACCGCGTCCTTCCGGGTGAACGACGAACAGGGTGGAAAGGCTCACGGCCTGCGCGCCTTTGCCGGACGGCGGATGGATCCATTCTTCTTCGACGGCGTCAGGGCGGCGCAAACGATAATGACCCGACAGCTGGCGTTTGTCAGCCCCGGCGACAGCAGGCAGTACCGCCAAAACGTCCTCAGCATCGTCGTCGAACTCGACATCGCCACGACTTTCGGGGCGGACGCCGGACCGCTGTTTGCCGTCGTCGGCGAAACGATGATTCCTGGGCCGATCACGGTCCGTCTCGAGCGCTTCGGCCGCCCCCTGATGAAGAGCGTCGTCCTTGGCGCAAAGGACTTCGATACCGTCAACCGGGATCTGGATATTCGCGATCTGTATAACCAGGAGGACCCATACAACCTGGGGCCGACATACCTTGGTGCGTACCGGGCGCGGATGAACGCGAATCTCGGCTTCTGGGATGGCCTCGACCACAAGACCGACTGGCCGCCGGACGCGCACGGCACCCACCCCCTGACCGAGCTGCTGTTGGCCGATTTCATGGTGATCGATGTGTCGAAGCCGTACGCCGAGGATAGCTACTTCGAGATCGAGCGGGCGTTGCTGAAGGGCGCCAGCCATCAGAGCTGTGGTGGCCGAAGCCTCAATGACGATGTCGCAGACACCATTGTGACGACGCTGGTCAATGCCGGCAACGGCGCCCGGATCAGCGACGGTGTCGACCAACAGGCAGTTCGGGCCTCTCGCACCTTCCCATATCTCGTTCCCCCGGAACTGAACCCTCCGGCCAAGATCGAGCTTTCCCTTGACAAGTCCGGGTGA
- a CDS encoding Dyp-type peroxidase, with the protein MATVEEPVVLELDDIQNGAIHPRPSPYVGAYIVLRIDDRRAGRELLRRLIPALADATSPMDPSHQAWVSAGLSFQGLEALGVPQDSLDSFPLAFQQGMAARAAELGDVGDSAPENWEKPFGTPDVHVGLSALSPDTARLEPVLARARTAFEELSGVTAIWHLDCHVLPTEKEAFGFRDGISHPAIEGSGIPGSNPQEKPLKAGEFLLGYENERHELSPMPRPEVLGKNGTYVAFRKLHQRVAAFRQYLKANSSSPEEEDFLAAKMMGRWQSGAPLALCPMRDDPELGADPKLNNDFLYKNDPQGLKTPAGSHIRRLNPRDSDISGFARFHRMIRRGTSYGPMLPPGVIEDDGAERGLAFVFVGANLERQFEFVQSEWMNKGQFFHGPAGDKDPIAGANSGSDHFTIPQQPIRRRLQGLPAFVVTRGGEYFFVPGLRALHWLADLET; encoded by the coding sequence ATGGCAACAGTAGAAGAGCCTGTCGTGCTCGAACTGGATGATATCCAGAACGGGGCCATACATCCGCGGCCCTCGCCGTACGTCGGCGCCTATATTGTGCTGCGCATCGACGACCGGCGCGCCGGTCGCGAGCTGTTACGGAGGCTGATTCCCGCGCTCGCCGACGCCACGAGCCCGATGGATCCAAGCCACCAGGCTTGGGTCAGTGCCGGACTCAGCTTCCAGGGCCTCGAGGCGCTGGGTGTTCCGCAGGACTCGCTCGACAGCTTCCCCCTGGCGTTCCAGCAGGGCATGGCCGCGCGTGCGGCAGAACTGGGGGATGTCGGTGACAGCGCCCCCGAAAACTGGGAGAAGCCGTTTGGGACCCCGGATGTCCATGTCGGGCTCAGCGCGCTCTCCCCCGACACGGCGCGGCTCGAGCCCGTACTCGCGCGCGCCCGGACGGCGTTTGAGGAACTCTCCGGGGTCACCGCCATATGGCACCTGGATTGTCACGTGCTGCCCACGGAGAAAGAAGCTTTCGGGTTCCGGGACGGCATCAGCCATCCAGCAATTGAAGGCAGCGGCATTCCCGGATCGAACCCCCAAGAGAAGCCCCTTAAGGCGGGCGAGTTTTTGCTGGGCTATGAGAATGAGCGGCATGAACTGTCTCCGATGCCGCGGCCCGAGGTCCTGGGTAAGAACGGCACCTACGTCGCTTTTCGGAAGCTGCACCAACGTGTTGCGGCGTTTCGCCAGTATCTGAAAGCGAACTCCTCGAGCCCGGAAGAGGAAGACTTTCTGGCGGCAAAGATGATGGGGCGCTGGCAGAGCGGCGCGCCGTTGGCGCTGTGTCCAATGCGCGATGACCCCGAGTTGGGTGCCGACCCGAAACTCAACAATGATTTCCTCTACAAGAATGATCCGCAGGGCTTGAAAACACCCGCCGGCTCGCACATTCGACGTCTGAATCCGCGCGACTCGGACATCAGCGGCTTCGCGCGTTTTCATCGCATGATCCGGCGCGGCACCAGCTACGGCCCGATGCTTCCGCCCGGGGTCATCGAGGACGATGGCGCCGAACGAGGGTTGGCGTTCGTCTTTGTCGGCGCGAACTTGGAGCGGCAATTCGAGTTCGTCCAGTCGGAGTGGATGAACAAGGGGCAGTTCTTTCATGGCCCTGCCGGCGATAAGGACCCGATCGCGGGCGCGAACAGCGGAAGCGATCACTTCACCATCCCTCAACAGCCGATCCGTCGGCGGCTACAGGGTTTGCCGGCTTTCGTCGTCACACGGGGAGGTGAGTATTTCTTCGTGCCCGGCCTGCGCGCCCTGCACTGGTTGGCCGATCTCGAGACCTGA
- a CDS encoding IS3 family transposase (programmed frameshift): MAGRKRHSAEDIVRKLRRADELAAAGQTGEQIAADLGVSAATLYNWRRQYGGVDTDAAKELKELREQNARLKRLLADAELEKDALREIARGKILGPASKRRAVDMLKQVMGMSERFACKVVGLHRSTYRQLPAAQTPADPDVGLRVWLRSYATKHQGHGFRRAWAALRFDEGSQVNKKRVHRLWREEGLQVRAHSPRKRAGCSTTPLVDADAPKVVWALDFQFDSTTDGRAVKIASMIDEHTRESLLHLVERSITAERLVAELQEVFTARAGPPKVLRMDNGPEMISHALQQFCADRVGIVYIPPGTPWNNGHIESFNRRLRSECLNRNHWTSLLEARVVIGDFKDEHNRRHRHSALGYLTPAEYAARCSHTHHPVACSIN; the protein is encoded by the exons GCTGCTGATCTGGGAGTGTCGGCGGCGACGTTGTATAACTGGCGCCGCCAGTACGGCGGGGTGGACACCGATGCCGCGAAGGAGCTCAAGGAACTGCGTGAGCAGAACGCGAGGTTGAAGCGGCTGCTGGCGGACGCGGAGCTGGAGAAGGACGCGCTGCGGGAGATCGC GCGAGGGAAAATTTTAGGCCCGGCCAGCAAGCGGCGGGCTGTTGACATGCTCAAACAGGTGATGGGCATGTCGGAACGGTTCGCGTGCAAGGTGGTTGGGCTGCATCGGTCCACGTATCGGCAGCTGCCAGCTGCGCAGACCCCCGCCGATCCGGATGTCGGGTTGCGGGTCTGGCTGCGTTCCTATGCCACGAAACATCAAGGGCACGGGTTCCGGCGTGCGTGGGCGGCGCTGCGGTTCGATGAGGGCTCGCAGGTGAACAAGAAGAGGGTGCACCGGCTCTGGCGGGAGGAAGGCTTGCAGGTGCGGGCGCACTCGCCACGCAAGCGGGCGGGGTGCTCGACTACGCCGCTGGTTGATGCGGATGCACCGAAGGTGGTGTGGGCGTTGGACTTTCAGTTCGACTCCACCACGGATGGGCGCGCGGTGAAGATCGCTTCGATGATCGACGAGCACACCCGTGAATCGCTGCTTCACCTGGTGGAGCGCTCGATCACCGCCGAGCGGCTGGTGGCCGAGTTGCAGGAGGTGTTCACCGCGCGCGCTGGGCCACCGAAGGTGCTGCGTATGGACAACGGTCCTGAAATGATTTCCCATGCGCTGCAACAGTTCTGCGCCGACCGGGTAGGGATCGTCTATATCCCGCCCGGCACGCCGTGGAACAACGGCCATATCGAATCGTTCAACCGGCGGTTACGCAGCGAGTGCCTCAACCGCAACCACTGGACGAGCCTGCTCGAGGCCCGCGTCGTGATCGGCGACTTCAAGGACGAACACAACCGACGGCATCGGCATTCGGCGCTGGGCTATCTGACCCCTGCCGAGTACGCTGCCCGCTGCAGCCACACCCACCACCCCGTGGCCTGCAGCATCAACTGA